One region of Anaeromyxobacter paludicola genomic DNA includes:
- a CDS encoding Fur family transcriptional regulator, protein MSRQAQSQHESSEAGADQRSPVALLGTFIAARGLKHSRQRDVIVETFFEIGGHVPVEALVARVHERDRRISVATVYRTMKLLAECGLALPRQFGDGQTRYEPATAGAHHHDHLICTGCGAIVEFENEDIEDLQLRVARSHGFEVESHKLELYGRCAACRARGEGRS, encoded by the coding sequence ATGTCCAGACAGGCGCAATCGCAACACGAGAGCAGCGAGGCCGGAGCGGACCAGCGCTCCCCGGTGGCACTCCTCGGCACGTTCATCGCCGCCCGCGGGCTGAAGCACTCCCGGCAGCGGGACGTCATCGTCGAGACCTTCTTCGAGATCGGCGGGCACGTGCCGGTGGAGGCCCTGGTCGCCCGGGTGCACGAGCGGGACCGGCGCATCAGCGTGGCCACCGTCTACCGGACCATGAAGCTCCTGGCCGAGTGCGGGCTCGCGCTGCCGCGCCAGTTCGGCGACGGGCAGACCCGCTACGAGCCGGCGACCGCCGGGGCCCACCACCACGACCACCTCATCTGCACCGGGTGCGGCGCCATCGTGGAGTTCGAGAACGAGGACATCGAGGACCTGCAGCTCCGGGTCGCCCGGAGCCACGGGTTCGAGGTGGAGAGCCACAAGCTCGAGCTCTACGGCCGCTGCGCCGCCTGCCGCGCCCGCGGGGAGGGCCGGTCGTGA
- a CDS encoding HEAT repeat domain-containing protein, with the protein MAPEPREQGGALLAFIRAARLPLYLILLAAVGVALFGGPSLERAVREGAIGSWVLVLAPALVATFIVGFAVYRFALVSAGRYHAGKAMVQVALMVLVFTFVLPTSLERYRTVGTAHPVDLSRYLRAPDPDARAMAAELTRHRSREDALSYVPRLVGLLGDPSPEVRRQAHASLASLAGEDAGGEGSDAAARWQAYWERQGVRFGTR; encoded by the coding sequence ATGGCTCCAGAACCGAGGGAGCAGGGGGGGGCCCTGCTCGCGTTCATCCGCGCCGCGCGGCTCCCTCTCTACCTGATCCTGCTCGCGGCGGTCGGCGTCGCGCTCTTCGGCGGACCCTCGCTGGAGCGGGCGGTCCGCGAGGGCGCGATCGGCAGCTGGGTCCTCGTCCTCGCGCCGGCCCTCGTCGCCACCTTCATCGTCGGGTTCGCGGTGTACCGGTTCGCGCTCGTGAGCGCGGGCCGCTACCACGCCGGCAAGGCCATGGTGCAGGTCGCGCTCATGGTCCTGGTCTTCACGTTCGTGCTCCCGACGTCGCTCGAGCGGTACCGCACCGTCGGCACCGCCCATCCGGTGGACCTCTCGCGCTACCTGCGCGCGCCCGACCCGGACGCGCGGGCCATGGCGGCGGAGCTGACGCGGCACCGCTCGCGCGAGGACGCCTTGTCGTACGTCCCCCGCCTGGTCGGGCTCCTGGGCGACCCCTCGCCCGAGGTCCGCCGGCAGGCCCACGCCTCGCTCGCCTCGCTGGCGGGCGAGGACGCGGGCGGTGAAGGCTCGGACGCCGCCGCGCGCTGGCAGGCGTACTGGGAGCGGCAGGGCGTCCGGTTCGGCACCCGGTAG
- a CDS encoding c-type cytochrome has translation MRTTLLALSFSAVLIAAGPARGADEAPGPGPGPQEVERLYRKRCASCHRLRDPGERTRASWADVMGRMAARAHLSDAERAAVLSWLQSRASDGGAR, from the coding sequence ATGCGAACGACGCTCCTCGCGCTCTCCTTCTCCGCCGTCCTGATCGCGGCCGGCCCGGCCCGAGGCGCCGACGAGGCGCCCGGGCCGGGCCCGGGCCCGCAGGAGGTGGAGCGGCTCTACCGCAAGCGCTGCGCCTCCTGTCACCGGCTGCGCGACCCGGGCGAGCGGACCCGGGCGAGCTGGGCCGACGTGATGGGGCGCATGGCGGCCCGCGCCCACCTCTCGGACGCCGAGCGCGCGGCGGTCCTCTCCTGGCTGCAGTCGCGGGCGAGCGACGGCGGCGCGCGATAG
- a CDS encoding DUF493 domain-containing protein, whose translation MHPENPGAPGSPAIAYPLDYSFKIMGLAADDFAEHARRLVAAVVGPAGAPPERVRARASSGGKYHSITVVARLESEEQRRGVYLALHRDARVVYYL comes from the coding sequence ATGCACCCCGAGAACCCTGGCGCGCCGGGCAGCCCGGCCATCGCCTACCCGCTCGACTACAGCTTCAAGATCATGGGGCTCGCCGCCGACGACTTCGCCGAGCACGCCCGGCGGCTCGTCGCCGCCGTGGTGGGCCCGGCCGGCGCGCCGCCGGAGCGGGTCCGCGCGCGGGCGTCGAGCGGCGGCAAGTACCACTCGATCACGGTGGTCGCCCGGCTCGAGTCGGAGGAGCAGCGGCGCGGCGTCTACCTGGCGCTGCACCGGGACGCGCGGGTCGTCTACTACCTCTAG
- a CDS encoding sensor domain-containing diguanylate cyclase, with protein sequence MSRRAPRPPRPAPPAPAAAPAPLHRHADPGRPPIGRVAEVRRRLPAQQSRPLLVSLYAAIACEGGVLGPSERRRLGRALLRGVPAAVAAALAGALATGLFADPSRLRAQAAALAALSLALGAVLWRQARRDGARAAGLRHELELGALLLIAAHAVAQASEGLDGAAGAPLQPLVYLVLAFLVASSSRPASLAAVALALGLEAAVWWGRGGGRAALVAALAHAAFLALFAVLYRGVLAGRVAAARRAEEAAVARRRRELDERAREFRLLAPEGGEAAEARWAEGAVVELEAAVRGVVEVGEQALRSHTFAVFLLSDDDRELRLRECRSASDRVAREPIPAGEGPLGAAVKGRTAVRLAGGVKEPGYYLDGTRPGALLAVPIVERRGDLVRGVLVADRFGDEPFGDADEQLLARLATELVRAVQAERLMGDLRRTRDESERFYQAIERLNRTAKPREVFDALLELAGEMMPLDFGAVTLCEESGGKRAHRVVRARAGEEARALSQLEGLCFEDNPGLVSGAVRLSSSLPGKELKAAEAMVFDEGTRLKGLASLKVIPLKTGGEVLGTLVVGSRRRAALDPVTLRQLEVVSIQAAESVLRARLFEQTERLATTDGLTGLMNHRTFQSRFDEALGLSARYGKKLSFILCDVDHFKKVNDTYGHPAGDVVLRGVARILSREARSTDVVARYGGEEFAIVMPETDQAGAVAIAERIREKVQGASFETEQGSLRVTLSLGVATCPDDGTVKAQLVELADGGLYCAKRNGRNQVVTAEAVRAARRAG encoded by the coding sequence GTGAGCCGCCGCGCGCCGAGGCCGCCGCGCCCCGCGCCGCCGGCGCCGGCCGCCGCCCCCGCGCCGCTGCACCGCCACGCCGATCCGGGGAGGCCGCCCATCGGCCGGGTGGCCGAGGTGCGCCGCCGGCTCCCGGCGCAGCAGTCGCGGCCGCTCCTCGTGAGCCTGTACGCGGCGATCGCCTGCGAGGGCGGCGTGCTCGGCCCCTCCGAGCGGCGCCGGCTCGGGCGGGCGCTGCTGCGCGGGGTCCCCGCGGCCGTCGCGGCGGCGCTCGCCGGCGCCCTCGCGACCGGCCTCTTCGCCGATCCTTCCCGGCTGCGCGCCCAGGCCGCCGCGCTCGCGGCCCTCTCCCTCGCGCTCGGGGCGGTGCTCTGGCGCCAGGCCCGGCGCGACGGGGCGCGGGCGGCGGGGCTCCGGCACGAGCTCGAGCTGGGCGCGCTCCTCCTGATCGCGGCGCACGCGGTGGCGCAAGCCTCGGAGGGGCTGGACGGCGCGGCCGGCGCGCCGCTGCAGCCGCTCGTCTACCTGGTGCTGGCGTTCCTCGTGGCCTCGTCGTCGCGCCCCGCGAGCCTCGCCGCCGTCGCGCTCGCCCTCGGGCTCGAGGCGGCCGTCTGGTGGGGCCGGGGCGGCGGGCGGGCGGCGCTGGTCGCGGCCCTGGCGCACGCGGCCTTCCTGGCGCTCTTCGCGGTCCTCTACCGCGGGGTGCTGGCGGGCCGGGTGGCCGCGGCGCGGCGCGCCGAGGAGGCCGCCGTGGCCCGCCGCCGGCGCGAGCTCGACGAGCGGGCCCGCGAGTTCCGGCTGCTCGCTCCGGAGGGCGGCGAGGCGGCCGAGGCGCGCTGGGCCGAGGGCGCCGTGGTCGAGCTCGAGGCGGCGGTGCGCGGGGTGGTGGAGGTGGGCGAGCAGGCCCTGCGGAGCCACACCTTCGCGGTCTTCCTCCTGAGCGACGACGACCGGGAGCTCCGGCTGCGCGAGTGCCGCTCGGCGAGCGACCGGGTCGCGCGCGAGCCCATCCCCGCCGGCGAGGGGCCGCTCGGGGCCGCCGTGAAGGGGCGCACCGCGGTGCGGCTCGCCGGCGGCGTGAAGGAGCCGGGCTACTACCTCGACGGCACGCGGCCGGGGGCGCTGCTCGCCGTGCCCATCGTGGAGCGGCGGGGGGATCTCGTCCGCGGCGTGCTGGTGGCCGACCGGTTCGGGGACGAGCCCTTCGGCGACGCCGACGAGCAGCTCCTCGCGCGGCTCGCCACCGAGCTCGTCCGCGCGGTCCAGGCCGAGCGGCTCATGGGCGACCTGCGACGCACCCGGGACGAGAGCGAGCGCTTCTACCAGGCCATCGAGCGGCTCAACCGGACCGCCAAGCCGCGCGAGGTCTTCGACGCGCTCCTCGAGCTGGCCGGGGAGATGATGCCGCTCGACTTCGGCGCCGTCACCCTGTGCGAGGAGTCGGGCGGCAAGCGGGCGCACCGCGTGGTCCGGGCCCGGGCCGGCGAGGAGGCCCGGGCGCTCTCGCAGCTCGAGGGGCTCTGCTTCGAGGACAACCCGGGGCTCGTGTCGGGCGCGGTGCGCCTCTCCTCGAGCCTGCCCGGCAAGGAGCTCAAGGCGGCCGAGGCGATGGTCTTCGACGAGGGGACGCGGCTCAAGGGGCTCGCCTCGCTCAAGGTCATCCCGCTCAAGACCGGCGGCGAGGTGCTCGGCACGCTGGTGGTCGGCTCCCGGCGCCGGGCGGCGCTCGACCCGGTCACGCTGCGGCAGCTGGAGGTGGTCTCGATCCAGGCCGCCGAGTCGGTGCTGCGCGCGCGCCTCTTCGAGCAGACCGAGCGGCTCGCCACCACCGACGGGCTCACCGGCCTCATGAACCACCGCACCTTCCAGTCCCGCTTCGACGAGGCGCTCGGGCTCTCGGCGCGGTACGGGAAGAAGCTGTCCTTCATCCTCTGCGACGTGGACCACTTCAAGAAGGTGAACGACACCTACGGCCACCCGGCCGGCGACGTCGTGCTGCGCGGGGTGGCCCGCATCCTCTCGCGCGAGGCGCGCTCGACCGACGTGGTCGCCCGCTACGGCGGCGAGGAGTTCGCGATCGTGATGCCGGAGACCGACCAGGCCGGCGCCGTCGCCATCGCCGAGCGCATCCGCGAGAAGGTGCAGGGCGCCAGCTTCGAGACCGAGCAGGGGAGCCTCCGCGTGACGCTCTCCCTCGGCGTCGCGACCTGCCCGGACGACGGGACGGTCAAGGCCCAGCTGGTCGAGCTCGCCGACGGCGGGCTGTACTGCGCCAAGCGGAACGGGCGCAACCAGGTGGTCACCGCCGAGGCGGTGCGGGCCGCGCGCCGCGCCGGCTAA
- the feoB gene encoding ferrous iron transport protein B — MSHCPSPAAALDRKQVVSAARSVILVGNPNVGKSVLFGALTGKYVTVSNYPGTTVEVTRGSASIAGATWHVMDTPGTNNLLPMSEDEQVTRDILMSERDYACLQVCDAKNLRRGLLLAVQLAEAGVPFVLALNMYDEALGRGIAVDAARLSEELGIEVVPTVAVQRQGLPQLCESLARARPSRFLVRYDDAIEAAVAAVEPLLPSHGGLGKRALALMAIVGDPSLGAQLAGRMSEVDLATIEAERRGLAARYPESLRFVVSRQRLAAVDRLHDAVLSRAGARSMGSSLARRLGGWSTHPVLGLPVLAAVLFACYEFVGVFGAKTAVDFLENTVFYEHLVPWFDRLVRLLVPARGVQEFLVGPAGVPFREHGGLLVGRYGVFSMGLSYGMAIVLPIVTTFFLAFSFLEDSGYLPRLAVMVNKIFKRMGLNGKAVLPMVLGLGCDTMATMTARIMETRKERVIVTLLLALAVPCSAQLAVIFAMLGGVTPGAALWFAGTVLAVLFLVGWLAAKVIPGRGSDFMLELPPLRLPQAGNIAVKTLARIEWYLREALPLFILGTLILWGLDRIHGIAVLERVAAPVVVNLLHLPKEAATAFILGFLRRDYAAAGLFLHYEPFMKAGTMTREMNIEVTVALVTVTLFIPCIANFFMILKERGWKTGVAVAGFILPFAIGVGAVVDGLMRWLY, encoded by the coding sequence GTGAGCCACTGCCCCTCGCCGGCCGCCGCGCTCGACCGCAAGCAGGTCGTCTCCGCCGCCCGGAGCGTGATCCTGGTCGGCAACCCGAACGTCGGGAAGAGCGTCCTCTTCGGCGCGCTCACCGGCAAGTACGTCACCGTCTCGAACTACCCCGGCACCACCGTGGAGGTGACGCGCGGCTCGGCCAGCATCGCCGGCGCCACCTGGCACGTGATGGACACGCCGGGCACGAACAACCTGCTGCCGATGTCGGAGGACGAGCAGGTCACGCGCGACATCCTCATGTCGGAGCGGGACTACGCCTGCCTGCAGGTCTGCGACGCCAAGAACCTGCGCCGGGGCCTGCTCCTCGCGGTGCAGCTCGCCGAGGCCGGCGTGCCCTTCGTGCTCGCGCTCAACATGTACGACGAGGCGCTCGGCCGCGGGATCGCGGTGGACGCGGCCCGGCTCTCCGAGGAGCTCGGGATCGAGGTGGTCCCCACCGTGGCGGTGCAGCGGCAGGGGCTCCCGCAGCTCTGCGAGAGCCTCGCGCGCGCCCGCCCGTCGCGCTTCCTCGTGCGCTACGACGACGCCATCGAGGCGGCGGTCGCCGCGGTGGAGCCGCTCCTGCCCAGCCACGGCGGCCTGGGGAAGCGCGCGCTCGCGCTGATGGCGATCGTGGGCGATCCGTCGCTCGGGGCGCAGCTCGCCGGGCGGATGTCGGAGGTGGACCTCGCCACGATCGAGGCGGAGCGGCGCGGCCTCGCGGCGCGCTACCCGGAGTCGCTCCGCTTCGTGGTGTCGCGCCAGCGGCTCGCGGCGGTGGATCGGCTCCACGACGCGGTGCTGTCGCGCGCCGGGGCGAGGTCGATGGGCTCGAGCCTCGCCCGCCGGCTCGGCGGCTGGTCCACCCACCCGGTCCTGGGCCTCCCGGTCCTCGCGGCCGTGCTCTTCGCCTGCTACGAGTTCGTGGGCGTCTTCGGGGCCAAGACGGCGGTGGACTTCCTCGAGAACACCGTCTTCTACGAGCACCTCGTCCCCTGGTTCGACCGGCTGGTGCGCCTGCTCGTGCCCGCCCGCGGGGTGCAGGAGTTCCTGGTGGGCCCGGCCGGCGTGCCGTTCCGCGAGCACGGCGGGCTCCTCGTCGGCCGCTACGGCGTCTTCTCGATGGGGCTGTCCTACGGCATGGCCATCGTGCTGCCGATCGTCACCACCTTCTTCCTCGCCTTCAGCTTCCTCGAGGACTCGGGCTACCTGCCTCGCCTCGCCGTGATGGTGAACAAGATCTTCAAGCGGATGGGGCTCAACGGCAAGGCGGTGCTGCCGATGGTGCTCGGGCTCGGCTGCGACACCATGGCCACCATGACCGCGCGCATCATGGAGACCCGCAAGGAGCGGGTCATCGTGACGCTCCTCCTGGCGCTCGCGGTCCCGTGCAGCGCGCAGCTCGCCGTCATCTTCGCGATGCTCGGCGGCGTCACCCCGGGGGCCGCGCTCTGGTTCGCCGGCACGGTGCTGGCGGTGCTCTTCCTCGTCGGCTGGCTCGCCGCCAAGGTGATCCCCGGCCGCGGCTCCGACTTCATGCTCGAGCTGCCGCCGCTCCGGCTGCCGCAGGCCGGCAACATCGCCGTGAAGACGCTGGCGCGGATCGAGTGGTACCTGCGCGAGGCGCTCCCGCTCTTCATCCTCGGCACGCTCATCCTGTGGGGGCTCGATCGGATCCACGGCATCGCCGTGCTGGAGCGCGTCGCCGCGCCGGTGGTGGTGAACCTGCTCCACCTGCCCAAGGAGGCGGCCACCGCCTTCATCCTCGGCTTCCTGCGCCGCGACTACGCCGCCGCCGGGCTCTTCCTGCACTACGAGCCGTTCATGAAGGCCGGCACCATGACCCGCGAGATGAACATCGAGGTCACGGTGGCGCTCGTCACGGTGACCCTGTTCATCCCCTGCATCGCCAACTTCTTCATGATCCTGAAGGAGCGCGGCTGGAAGACCGGCGTCGCGGTGGCGGGCTTCATCCTGCCGTTCGCCATCGGCGTGGGCGCCGTGGTGGACGGGCTCATGCGGTGGCTCTACTGA
- a CDS encoding diacylglycerol/lipid kinase family protein yields the protein MRIDAAHRQTAVLLNANAKQVNGRVRRELSDVVPEEHLFFSRDPDDARRIADTVIRRGYGTVFTGGGDGTFVSWVNHILDHSERRSAPPPRFGVLALGTGNAVAEVVGARADGHVDALRRYMGGEVPFVRPIGLLTCNGRRTPFAGVGLDAAVINDYNWWKGHVKDTRLSRLGLGAQGYGLAVALRTVPRYLAERRPAYCEIVNEGRAAWQLDATGAPVGQAIRKGELLYAGPCMMAAASTVPYYGLKLRAFPFADQRPGMMQVRVATQVSVPSVLMNLRQIWDGSFSHPGLLDFHAESVSLRFERPVPLQVGGDAEGWRDEVRFAMAPRPIDLVDFAGGPGSLRLGGAPRFAA from the coding sequence ATGCGGATCGACGCGGCGCACCGCCAGACGGCCGTGCTCCTCAACGCGAACGCCAAGCAGGTGAACGGGCGGGTGCGGCGGGAGCTCTCGGACGTGGTCCCCGAGGAGCACCTCTTCTTCTCGCGCGACCCGGACGACGCCCGCCGCATCGCCGACACGGTCATCCGCCGGGGCTACGGCACCGTGTTCACCGGCGGCGGCGACGGGACCTTCGTCTCCTGGGTGAACCACATCCTCGACCACAGCGAGCGGCGCTCGGCGCCCCCGCCCCGCTTCGGCGTGCTGGCCCTCGGGACCGGCAACGCGGTGGCCGAGGTGGTCGGGGCCCGCGCCGACGGTCACGTCGATGCGCTGCGCCGCTACATGGGCGGCGAGGTCCCGTTCGTGCGGCCCATCGGCCTCCTCACCTGCAACGGCCGCCGCACCCCCTTCGCCGGCGTCGGGCTCGATGCCGCCGTCATCAACGACTACAACTGGTGGAAGGGGCACGTGAAGGACACGCGGCTCTCGCGGCTCGGCCTCGGCGCCCAGGGGTACGGGCTCGCCGTCGCCCTCCGGACCGTGCCGCGGTACCTCGCCGAGCGCCGGCCCGCCTACTGCGAGATCGTGAACGAGGGGCGCGCCGCCTGGCAGCTCGACGCGACGGGCGCGCCGGTGGGCCAGGCCATCCGCAAGGGCGAGCTGCTCTACGCCGGCCCCTGCATGATGGCGGCCGCGAGCACCGTCCCCTACTACGGCCTCAAGCTCCGGGCCTTCCCCTTCGCCGACCAGCGCCCCGGCATGATGCAGGTGCGCGTCGCCACCCAGGTGAGCGTGCCGTCGGTGCTGATGAACCTGCGCCAGATCTGGGACGGGAGCTTCTCCCACCCCGGGCTCCTCGACTTCCACGCCGAGTCGGTCTCGCTCCGCTTCGAGCGCCCGGTCCCGCTGCAGGTCGGCGGGGACGCCGAGGGCTGGCGGGACGAGGTCCGCTTCGCGATGGCCCCGCGGCCCATCGACCTCGTGGACTTCGCCGGCGGGCCGGGCAGCCTCCGGCTCGGCGGCGCCCCGCGCTTCGCGGCCTAG
- a CDS encoding metal-dependent transcriptional regulator → MQQHKLEELLETVFTEREAGRNDAGGVLANAGHHAGDRAEGDLAELEALGLLRREGGGVHLTPAGEERARLVVRRHRLAERLFHDLLELGEATMESQACEFEHILSPEATDSVCTLLGHPPTCPHGKAIPPGACCSAVAKAVRPLVTGLPSFELGAAGRIVFIAPKFHDRMDRLAALGVIPGSEIRLHQRSPSFVIEVGETTIALDPEIASEIYVKRVEA, encoded by the coding sequence ATGCAGCAGCACAAGCTCGAGGAGCTCCTCGAGACCGTCTTCACCGAGCGCGAGGCGGGCCGCAACGACGCCGGGGGCGTCCTCGCCAACGCCGGCCACCACGCCGGGGACCGCGCCGAGGGCGACCTCGCCGAGCTGGAGGCCCTCGGCCTGCTGCGCCGCGAGGGGGGGGGCGTCCACCTCACGCCCGCCGGCGAGGAGCGCGCCCGCCTGGTGGTGCGGCGGCACCGGCTCGCCGAGCGGCTCTTCCACGATCTGCTCGAGCTCGGCGAGGCCACGATGGAGAGCCAGGCCTGCGAGTTCGAGCACATCCTCTCGCCGGAGGCGACCGACTCGGTCTGCACGCTCCTGGGCCACCCGCCGACCTGCCCTCACGGCAAGGCCATCCCGCCGGGCGCCTGCTGCAGCGCCGTGGCCAAGGCGGTCCGCCCGCTCGTCACCGGGCTGCCCAGCTTCGAGCTCGGCGCGGCCGGCCGCATCGTCTTCATCGCGCCCAAGTTCCACGACCGGATGGACCGGCTCGCCGCGCTCGGGGTCATCCCGGGCAGCGAGATCCGGCTGCACCAGCGCTCGCCGTCGTTCGTGATCGAGGTCGGCGAGACCACCATCGCGCTCGACCCGGAGATCGCGAGCGAGATCTACGTGAAGCGGGTCGAGGCCTGA
- a CDS encoding PhoH family protein produces MKKNFVLDTNVLLHDPRSIFGFGDNDVVIPIHVIEEIDQFKRDLSTLGRNARQVARFIDEFRAQGQLADGVALGEGKGRLRVLFTTRHLPAELADGHATDNKILAVALDVRDREQDRPAVFVTKDTNLRIRADALGLHAVDYDVEQVDLDEVWSGVAELDVPPEDVNAFYAQGSVGLSPGVDPPPPNAFAVLRDRTNPQHSAVGKYSASRQAFVPLIKASKEGTWGIRPRNKEQSFALDLLLNDEVRLVTIVGKAGTGKTLLAIAAGLQKTMEEGVYQKLLVSRPIFPLGRDIGYLPGSVEEKLNPWMQPIFDNVEYLMNLSHSEKKSGRGYHELIDLGIVEIEPLTYIRGRSIPNQFIVVDEAQNLTPHEVKTIITRAGDGTKIVLTGDPYQIDNPYVDQTNNGLIHVVNRFKEERLAGHITLSKGERSPLAELAANLL; encoded by the coding sequence TTGAAAAAGAACTTCGTCCTCGACACCAACGTCCTGCTGCACGATCCCCGCTCGATCTTCGGCTTCGGCGACAACGACGTGGTCATCCCGATCCACGTCATCGAGGAGATCGACCAGTTCAAGCGCGACCTCTCGACCCTGGGCCGCAACGCCCGGCAGGTGGCGCGGTTCATCGACGAGTTCCGCGCCCAGGGGCAGCTCGCCGACGGCGTGGCGCTGGGGGAGGGGAAGGGGCGCCTGCGGGTGCTCTTCACGACCCGCCACCTGCCGGCGGAGCTCGCCGACGGCCACGCCACCGACAACAAGATCCTGGCGGTGGCCCTCGACGTCCGCGACCGGGAGCAGGACCGCCCGGCGGTGTTCGTGACCAAGGACACCAACCTGCGCATCCGCGCCGACGCCCTCGGGCTCCACGCCGTGGACTACGACGTGGAGCAGGTGGACCTCGACGAGGTCTGGAGCGGCGTGGCGGAGCTCGACGTCCCCCCCGAGGACGTGAACGCCTTCTACGCGCAGGGCAGCGTGGGGCTCTCGCCCGGGGTGGATCCGCCCCCGCCCAACGCCTTCGCCGTGCTGCGCGACCGGACCAACCCGCAGCACAGCGCGGTCGGCAAGTACAGCGCCTCGCGCCAGGCGTTCGTCCCCCTCATCAAGGCGAGCAAGGAGGGCACCTGGGGCATCCGCCCGCGCAACAAGGAGCAGTCCTTCGCGCTCGACCTGCTGCTCAACGACGAGGTCCGGCTCGTCACCATCGTCGGCAAGGCCGGCACCGGCAAGACCCTGCTCGCCATCGCCGCGGGCCTCCAGAAGACGATGGAGGAGGGCGTCTACCAGAAGCTGCTGGTGTCGCGCCCGATCTTCCCGCTCGGCCGGGACATCGGCTACCTGCCCGGCAGCGTCGAGGAGAAGCTCAACCCCTGGATGCAGCCGATCTTCGACAACGTCGAGTACCTCATGAACCTGTCGCACTCCGAGAAGAAGTCGGGGCGCGGCTACCACGAGCTCATCGACCTCGGGATCGTCGAGATCGAGCCGCTGACCTACATCCGCGGCCGCTCCATCCCGAACCAGTTCATCGTGGTGGACGAGGCGCAGAACCTCACCCCCCACGAGGTGAAGACCATCATCACCCGCGCCGGCGACGGGACGAAGATCGTCCTCACCGGCGACCCCTACCAGATCGACAACCCCTACGTGGACCAGACCAACAACGGCCTCATCCACGTGGTGAACCGGTTCAAGGAGGAGCGGCTGGCGGGGCACATCACCCTGTCGAAGGGCGAGCGCTCGCCCCTCGCCGAGCTGGCCGCGAACCTGCTGTGA
- a CDS encoding FtsB family cell division protein — protein MPLRPQHKSLLVAGVAGAFLAYSALEGRGLRQHLRLQREIQAVSTRNEALRQENLRLRREARALTGDPAALERAAREELNYVRPGELVIRLDEGGGR, from the coding sequence ATGCCCTTGCGCCCGCAGCACAAGTCCCTGCTCGTCGCCGGCGTCGCCGGGGCGTTCCTCGCGTACTCGGCGCTGGAGGGGCGGGGCCTGCGGCAGCACCTGCGGCTGCAGCGCGAGATCCAGGCGGTCTCCACCCGCAACGAGGCCCTCCGGCAGGAGAACCTCCGGCTGCGGCGCGAGGCGCGCGCGCTGACCGGCGATCCGGCCGCCCTCGAGCGCGCCGCGCGGGAGGAGCTCAACTACGTCCGCCCCGGCGAGCTCGTCATCCGGCTCGACGAGGGAGGCGGCCGGTGA